In Asanoa sp. WMMD1127, one genomic interval encodes:
- a CDS encoding PLP-dependent aminotransferase family protein: MTSLVRGSQLARLLGHWHALPGRRRNPDYAALAGAVRGLLSDGRLPLGIRLPAERELAEALKVSRTTVTAAYRELRESGHLTSRRGAGSWTTLPGGHRVASTGLWTPLNDLGMIDLGCAALAAPAELIPAARAAADELPRYLGDAGYHPTGLVELREAVARGFTDRGLPTSPDQIMVTSGTQQALDLVLRLTVQAGNGVLMESPTYPNALAALSARRARITTHGLDPAAGWDGELLLGALRQTTPRLAYVIPEFHNPTGHLMPADLRERMVATAHSTGTDLVVDESFVDLPLDGVEMPPPVAMFDRHSRVITIGGMSKPYWGGLRIGWVRASAPTVQRLAALRVGVDMSSPVLDQLVAAQLLDRADTIVPARQAQLATQRDALLTALSEHLPEWRVHPPQGGVTLWAELDGPISSALARAAEEVGVRLAPGPRFGLDGTLERFLRLPYTLPAEDLVDAVKRIATVRYDLDRTPAPGWRKPVVIA; the protein is encoded by the coding sequence ATGACGAGCCTGGTCCGTGGAAGCCAACTCGCCCGGCTCCTCGGCCACTGGCACGCCTTGCCGGGCCGCCGGCGCAACCCTGACTACGCCGCCCTGGCCGGGGCGGTCCGCGGGTTGCTCTCCGACGGCCGGCTGCCGCTGGGCATCCGCCTCCCCGCCGAACGCGAGCTCGCCGAGGCGCTCAAGGTCAGCCGGACCACCGTCACGGCCGCGTACCGGGAGCTGCGCGAGAGTGGCCACCTGACCAGTCGCCGCGGCGCGGGCAGCTGGACCACGCTGCCGGGCGGTCACCGGGTCGCCAGCACCGGCCTGTGGACCCCGCTCAACGACCTGGGCATGATCGACCTGGGCTGCGCCGCCCTCGCCGCGCCCGCGGAGCTGATCCCCGCGGCCCGCGCCGCCGCCGACGAGCTGCCGCGCTACCTGGGCGACGCCGGCTACCACCCGACCGGCCTGGTCGAGCTGCGCGAGGCGGTCGCGCGCGGGTTCACCGACCGTGGCCTGCCGACCAGCCCCGACCAGATCATGGTCACCAGCGGCACCCAGCAGGCCCTCGACCTGGTGCTGCGGCTGACGGTCCAGGCGGGCAACGGCGTACTCATGGAATCGCCGACCTATCCCAACGCCCTGGCCGCCCTGTCGGCGCGCCGCGCCCGGATCACCACGCACGGCCTCGACCCGGCGGCCGGCTGGGACGGCGAGCTGCTGCTGGGCGCGCTGCGGCAGACCACACCCCGACTGGCGTACGTCATCCCGGAGTTCCACAACCCCACCGGCCACCTGATGCCGGCGGACCTGCGGGAGCGGATGGTCGCCACGGCCCACTCGACCGGCACCGACCTGGTCGTCGACGAGTCCTTCGTGGACCTGCCGCTGGACGGCGTCGAGATGCCGCCACCGGTCGCGATGTTCGACCGCCACTCCCGCGTGATCACCATCGGCGGCATGAGCAAGCCCTACTGGGGCGGCCTGCGCATCGGCTGGGTCCGCGCCTCGGCCCCGACGGTCCAACGCCTGGCCGCCCTGCGCGTCGGCGTCGACATGTCGAGCCCGGTCCTGGACCAGCTGGTGGCCGCCCAACTGCTGGACCGCGCCGACACGATCGTCCCGGCCCGCCAGGCGCAGCTGGCCACCCAACGCGACGCCCTGCTGACGGCGCTGTCGGAACACCTCCCGGAGTGGCGCGTCCACCCACCGCAGGGCGGCGTGACGTTGTGGGCGGAGCTGGACGGGCCCATCTCGAGCGCATTGGCGCGGGCGGCGGAGGAGGTGGGGGTGCGGTTGGCGCCGGGGCCGCGGTTCGGCCTGGACGGGACGCTGGAGCGGTTCCTCCGCCTGCCCTACACACTGCCGGCGGAGGACCTGGTGGACGCGGTCAAGCGCATCGCCACGGTCCGCTACGACCTGGACCGCACGCCTGCCCCGGGCTGGCGCAAACCGGTCGTCATCGCCTGA
- the hisF gene encoding imidazole glycerol phosphate synthase subunit HisF has translation MSVAVRVIPCLDVDAGRVVKGVNFVDLRDAGDPVELAAAYDAAGADELTFLDVTASSDDRGTMLDVVRRTAESVFIPLTVGGGVRSVSDVDTLLRAGADKVGVNTAAIARPELVREIAERFGNQVLVLSLDVRRSPFGDFEVTTHGGRKGTGLDAIEWARRVADLGAGEILLNSMDADGTKAGFDLELIRLVRAAVDIPVIASGGAGAAAHFPPAVDAGADAVLAASVFHFGELRIGDVKTVLRAAGHPVR, from the coding sequence GTGAGCGTCGCGGTCCGGGTGATCCCGTGCCTCGACGTCGACGCGGGGCGGGTGGTCAAGGGCGTCAACTTCGTCGACCTGCGCGACGCCGGGGACCCGGTGGAGCTGGCGGCGGCCTACGACGCGGCCGGGGCCGACGAGCTGACGTTCCTCGACGTGACGGCGTCGTCGGACGACCGAGGGACGATGCTCGACGTCGTACGGCGTACCGCCGAGTCCGTGTTCATCCCCCTGACCGTCGGTGGCGGTGTGCGTTCGGTGTCCGATGTGGACACTCTGCTGCGGGCCGGCGCCGACAAGGTCGGGGTCAACACGGCGGCGATCGCGCGGCCGGAGCTGGTGCGCGAGATCGCGGAGCGGTTCGGCAACCAGGTGCTGGTGCTGTCGCTGGACGTGCGGCGGTCGCCGTTCGGGGATTTCGAGGTGACGACGCACGGCGGCCGTAAGGGGACCGGGCTCGACGCGATCGAGTGGGCCCGGCGGGTGGCCGACCTGGGAGCGGGGGAGATCCTGCTCAACTCGATGGACGCCGACGGGACCAAGGCCGGGTTCGACCTGGAGCTGATCCGGCTGGTCCGGGCCGCGGTGGACATCCCGGTCATCGCCAGCGGCGGCGCGGGGGCGGCTGCGCACTTCCCGCCGGCGGTCGACGCCGGGGCCGACGCGGTGCTGGCCGCCTCGGTGTTCCACTTCGGAGAGCTGCGCATCGGCGACGTGAAGACGGTGCTGCGTGCGGCCGGCCACCCCGTCCGGTAA
- the priA gene encoding bifunctional 1-(5-phosphoribosyl)-5-((5-phosphoribosylamino)methylideneamino)imidazole-4-carboxamide isomerase/phosphoribosylanthranilate isomerase PriA, translating to MTLHLLPAVDVADGQAVRLVQGAAGTETGYGDPLEAALAWQHDGAEWVHLVDLDAAFGRGSNAPLLASVVSRLDVKVELSGGIRDDASLRAALATGAARVNIGTAALEDPEWCDRVVGEYGDRVAIGLDVRGRTLSARGWTRDGGDLFEVLERLDKAGAARYVVTDITKDGMMRGPNLDLLREVCARTPAPVIASGGVSTLDDLRALATLESEGVEGVIAGKALYAGAFTVREALAVLAS from the coding sequence ATGACGCTGCACCTGCTGCCCGCCGTCGACGTCGCCGACGGCCAGGCCGTCCGCCTCGTGCAGGGCGCCGCCGGCACCGAGACCGGCTACGGCGACCCGCTGGAGGCGGCCCTGGCCTGGCAGCACGACGGGGCCGAGTGGGTGCATCTGGTCGACCTCGACGCCGCGTTCGGCCGCGGCTCCAACGCTCCGTTGCTGGCCTCCGTCGTGTCGCGCCTCGACGTCAAGGTCGAGCTGTCCGGTGGCATCCGCGACGACGCCTCGCTGCGGGCGGCGCTGGCCACCGGGGCGGCCCGGGTCAACATCGGCACGGCCGCGCTCGAGGACCCGGAGTGGTGCGACCGGGTCGTCGGCGAATACGGCGACCGCGTGGCGATAGGGCTCGACGTGCGCGGACGCACGCTGTCGGCCCGCGGCTGGACCCGCGACGGCGGCGACCTGTTCGAGGTGCTGGAGCGGCTCGACAAGGCCGGGGCCGCGCGGTACGTGGTCACCGACATCACCAAGGACGGCATGATGCGCGGACCCAACCTCGACCTGCTGCGCGAGGTCTGCGCCCGCACGCCCGCGCCCGTGATCGCCTCCGGCGGCGTGTCCACCTTGGACGACCTGCGCGCGCTGGCCACGCTGGAGAGTGAGGGAGTGGAAGGCGTGATCGCCGGCAAGGCGTTGTACGCGGGCGCCTTCACCGTCCGCGAGGCGTTGGCGGTGCTGGCGTCGTGA
- the hisH gene encoding imidazole glycerol phosphate synthase subunit HisH, producing the protein MTARKVVVLDYGSGNLRSAQRALERVGADVTVTPDLAAAADADGLVVPGVGAYAACMAGIDALPGAAGRVIAERVSAGRPVLGICVGMQVLFEAGEEHGVVTKGLGLLPGTVTRLAARRVPHMGWNTVAPPADSVLFAGLPDDTRFYFVHSYAAHDPGSGVTWTTHETPFVAAVERGALSATQFHPEKSGDAGATLLGNWLATLG; encoded by the coding sequence GTGACCGCCCGCAAGGTGGTCGTCCTCGACTACGGCTCCGGCAACCTGCGCTCGGCGCAGCGGGCCCTGGAGCGGGTGGGGGCGGACGTCACCGTGACCCCCGACCTGGCGGCTGCCGCCGACGCCGACGGCCTGGTGGTGCCGGGCGTCGGCGCCTACGCCGCGTGCATGGCCGGCATCGACGCGCTGCCCGGCGCGGCCGGCCGGGTGATCGCCGAGCGCGTCTCGGCGGGCCGCCCGGTGCTCGGCATCTGCGTCGGCATGCAGGTGCTGTTCGAGGCGGGCGAGGAGCACGGCGTGGTGACCAAGGGGCTGGGCCTGCTGCCCGGCACGGTCACCCGGCTCGCCGCGCGCCGCGTCCCGCACATGGGCTGGAACACGGTCGCCCCGCCGGCCGACTCGGTGCTGTTCGCCGGCCTGCCCGACGACACGAGGTTCTACTTCGTCCACTCGTACGCGGCCCACGACCCCGGGAGCGGAGTCACCTGGACCACCCACGAGACGCCGTTCGTGGCCGCGGTCGAGCGGGGCGCGCTGTCGGCGACCCAGTTCCACCCCGAGAAGTCCGGCGACGCGGGCGCGACCCTGCTCGGCAACTGGCTGGCCACCCTTGGCTAA
- the hisB gene encoding imidazoleglycerol-phosphate dehydratase HisB — translation MSRIGRVERTTNETKVSVEIDLDGTGRAEISTGVGFYDHMLNQIARHGGFDLTVRTVGDLEIDAHHTMEDTAIALGTAFAEALGDKAGIQRYGSATVPMDEVLVRAAVDLSGRAYVVHDEPPLAPYIGPVYPTSMTRHIFESFGLAAKVTLHVDVLRAARPGGNPDAHHVVEAQFKAVSRALRAAVAIDPRSGGAVPSTKGAL, via the coding sequence GTGAGCCGCATCGGCCGCGTGGAGCGGACCACCAACGAGACCAAGGTGTCGGTCGAGATCGACCTCGACGGCACCGGCCGTGCCGAGATCTCGACCGGGGTCGGCTTCTACGACCACATGCTCAACCAGATCGCCCGGCACGGCGGCTTCGACCTGACCGTGCGGACGGTCGGCGACCTCGAGATCGACGCCCACCACACGATGGAGGACACCGCGATCGCGCTCGGCACGGCGTTCGCCGAGGCGTTGGGTGACAAGGCCGGGATCCAGCGGTACGGCAGCGCCACGGTCCCCATGGACGAGGTACTGGTGCGGGCCGCGGTCGACCTGTCCGGCCGGGCCTACGTGGTGCACGACGAGCCGCCGCTGGCGCCGTACATCGGGCCGGTCTATCCCACCAGCATGACCCGGCACATCTTCGAGTCGTTCGGCCTGGCGGCCAAGGTCACGCTGCACGTCGACGTGCTGCGGGCGGCCCGCCCCGGCGGCAACCCCGACGCCCACCACGTCGTCGAGGCCCAGTTCAAGGCGGTCTCCCGGGCGCTGCGGGCCGCGGTGGCGATCGACCCCCGCTCCGGCGGCGCGGTCCCGTCCACGAAGGGCGCACTGTGA
- a CDS encoding histidinol-phosphate transaminase: MTHLDDLPLRDDLRGLTPYGAPQLDVPVRLNTNENSYSVPDDVVEAIGKAVQDELRDLNRYPDRDAVALRSDLAAYLGHGLTVANVWAANGSNEIQQQLLQAFGGPGRTALGFTPAYSMHPLLAVGTGTGWVDGRRGADFTLTAADVVAQVRAYAPDLVFLCSPNNPTGTALPPDVVTAVLDVAPGMVVVDEAYAEFARPGTPSALTVLPGHPRLVVTRTMSKAFGFAGGRLGYLAADPAVVDAVQLVRLPYHLSALTQAAARAAVAHRDGLLATVEAIKEQRDRIVATLRSRGLTVADSDANFVLFEVGGDQRAAWQALLDRGVLVRDVGLPGWLRVTAGTPEETDAFLTAMESL, encoded by the coding sequence ATGACCCACCTCGACGACCTCCCGCTGCGCGACGACCTGCGGGGGCTGACCCCCTACGGCGCGCCGCAGCTCGACGTGCCGGTCCGGCTCAACACCAACGAGAACTCCTACTCCGTGCCCGACGACGTCGTCGAGGCGATCGGCAAGGCGGTCCAGGACGAGCTGCGCGACCTCAACCGCTACCCCGACCGCGACGCGGTGGCGCTGCGGTCCGACCTGGCGGCCTACCTCGGGCACGGGCTGACCGTCGCCAACGTCTGGGCGGCCAACGGCTCCAACGAGATCCAGCAGCAGCTCCTGCAGGCGTTCGGCGGGCCGGGGCGCACGGCGCTCGGCTTCACGCCGGCCTACTCGATGCACCCCCTGCTGGCCGTCGGCACGGGCACCGGCTGGGTCGACGGCCGCCGCGGCGCCGACTTCACCCTGACCGCCGCCGACGTGGTCGCGCAGGTGCGCGCGTACGCGCCGGATCTGGTCTTCCTCTGCTCGCCCAACAACCCCACCGGCACGGCGCTGCCGCCGGACGTGGTGACCGCGGTGCTCGACGTGGCGCCGGGGATGGTCGTCGTCGACGAGGCGTACGCGGAGTTCGCCCGCCCCGGCACCCCGAGCGCGCTCACCGTGCTGCCCGGCCACCCCCGGCTCGTGGTGACCCGCACGATGAGCAAGGCGTTCGGCTTCGCCGGCGGCCGGCTGGGCTACCTCGCCGCCGACCCGGCCGTGGTCGACGCCGTCCAGCTCGTCCGCCTGCCCTACCACCTCAGCGCGCTGACCCAGGCCGCCGCCCGCGCCGCCGTGGCCCACCGCGACGGCCTGCTCGCCACCGTCGAGGCGATCAAGGAGCAGCGCGACCGGATCGTGGCCACGCTGCGGTCCCGCGGGCTGACCGTGGCCGACAGCGACGCCAACTTCGTGCTCTTCGAGGTCGGCGGCGACCAGCGGGCCGCCTGGCAGGCCCTGCTCGACCGGGGCGTGCTCGTCCGCGACGTCGGCCTGCCCGGCTGGCTGCGGGTCACCGCCGGCACGCCCGAAGAGACCGACGCTTTCCTCACCGCGATGGAGTCCTTGTGA
- the hisD gene encoding histidinol dehydrogenase gives MLNRIDLRGVDTDPRGLLPRARLDVSQAVETIRPLVEAVREHGFHAVREATQRFDGVTLDELRVPPETIKAAEHSLDPDVRAALLEAIARARRVHEDQKRQDTTTQVVRGGTVTERWVPVERVGLYVPGGLAMYPSTVVMNVVPAQVAGVDALVVVSPPQKDNGGLPDQRVLAACALLGVDEVYAIGGAQAIAVLGHGSTTNADGTGYCRPVDIITGPGNVWVTAAKRILRSGGTVGIDAEAGPTEIAVLADDTADPGHVAADLISQAEHDPLAASVLVTTSPALADAVDRELPGRVAKTKHTGRITAALTGEQSGTVLVDDLDQGLRVVNAYAAEHLEIQTRDAREVAFRVRNAGAIFVGPFAPVSLGDYCAGSNHVLPTGGCARHSSGLSVQSFLRGIHIVEYDEAALREAAPHVVTLATVEDLPAHGEAVTARFPA, from the coding sequence GTGTTGAACCGGATCGACCTGCGCGGCGTCGACACCGACCCGCGCGGTCTGCTGCCCCGTGCCCGGCTCGACGTGTCGCAGGCCGTCGAGACCATCCGCCCGCTCGTCGAGGCGGTCCGGGAGCATGGGTTCCACGCGGTCCGGGAGGCGACGCAGCGGTTCGACGGCGTGACCCTCGACGAGCTGCGGGTCCCGCCCGAGACGATCAAGGCGGCCGAGCACAGCCTCGACCCCGACGTCCGGGCCGCCCTGCTGGAGGCGATCGCCCGGGCGCGGCGGGTCCACGAGGACCAGAAACGGCAGGACACCACCACCCAGGTCGTACGCGGCGGCACGGTCACCGAGCGCTGGGTCCCGGTCGAGCGGGTCGGCCTCTACGTCCCCGGCGGCCTGGCGATGTATCCGTCCACGGTCGTGATGAACGTCGTGCCCGCCCAGGTGGCCGGCGTCGACGCGCTGGTCGTGGTCAGCCCGCCCCAGAAGGACAACGGCGGCCTGCCCGACCAGCGGGTGCTGGCCGCGTGCGCGCTGCTCGGCGTCGACGAGGTCTACGCGATCGGCGGCGCGCAGGCGATCGCGGTGCTCGGCCACGGCAGCACCACCAACGCCGACGGCACCGGCTACTGCCGGCCGGTCGACATCATCACCGGCCCGGGCAACGTCTGGGTGACCGCGGCCAAGCGGATCCTGCGCTCCGGCGGCACGGTGGGCATCGACGCCGAGGCCGGGCCGACCGAGATCGCCGTCCTGGCCGACGACACCGCCGACCCCGGCCACGTCGCCGCCGACCTGATCAGCCAGGCCGAGCACGACCCCCTCGCGGCCAGCGTGCTGGTCACCACGTCGCCCGCGCTGGCGGACGCCGTCGACCGCGAGCTGCCGGGCCGGGTCGCGAAGACGAAGCACACCGGGCGGATCACCGCCGCGCTGACCGGCGAGCAGTCCGGCACGGTGCTCGTCGACGACCTCGACCAGGGGCTGCGCGTCGTCAACGCGTACGCCGCCGAGCACCTCGAGATCCAGACCCGGGACGCCCGCGAGGTCGCGTTCCGGGTGCGCAACGCGGGCGCGATCTTCGTGGGCCCGTTCGCGCCGGTCTCGCTCGGCGACTACTGCGCCGGCTCCAACCACGTGCTGCCGACCGGCGGCTGCGCCCGGCACTCCAGCGGCCTGTCCGTGCAGTCGTTCCTGCGCGGGATCCACATCGTGGAGTACGACGAGGCGGCGCTGCGCGAGGCCGCCCCGCACGTGGTGACCCTGGCCACCGTCGAGGACCTGCCGGCGCACGGCGAGGCGGTCACGGCGAGGTTCCCGGCATGA
- a CDS encoding LON peptidase substrate-binding domain-containing protein: MTSRLPVFPLGTVLFPGLVLPLHIFEERYRDLVKHLLSRPDGDPREFGVVAIQQGWETLPTAPPPGQSPTDPPRLGPVPVHPLPPPPAAAPASPGDVALHEVGCTAELRQVTELPDGRYDIVTVGRRRFRVVSIDKTSEPYLMAEVEWLPEPPGQEELADLLAPRVLAVFRQYLTLIRADEQELTEQLPEDPTVLSHLVAATAALSLEDRQRLLATPDTAGRLRAELRMLTREAALLRQVRAVPVPLRELAVPASPN, from the coding sequence GTGACGTCGCGGCTGCCCGTTTTCCCCCTTGGGACGGTGCTTTTCCCCGGCCTCGTGCTGCCGTTGCACATCTTCGAGGAGCGCTACCGCGACCTCGTGAAGCATCTGCTCAGCCGGCCGGACGGTGATCCACGCGAGTTCGGGGTGGTGGCGATCCAGCAGGGCTGGGAGACGCTGCCCACCGCCCCGCCGCCCGGGCAGTCGCCCACGGACCCGCCGCGGCTCGGCCCGGTGCCCGTCCACCCGCTCCCGCCACCGCCCGCCGCCGCGCCCGCCTCCCCCGGCGACGTGGCGCTGCACGAGGTCGGCTGCACGGCCGAGCTGCGCCAGGTGACCGAGCTGCCGGACGGCCGCTACGACATCGTCACCGTGGGCCGCCGCCGGTTCCGGGTGGTGTCGATCGACAAGACGTCCGAGCCCTACCTGATGGCCGAGGTCGAGTGGCTGCCCGAGCCGCCCGGCCAGGAGGAGCTCGCCGACCTGCTGGCGCCGCGGGTGCTGGCGGTGTTCCGGCAGTACCTGACGCTGATCCGGGCCGACGAGCAGGAGCTCACCGAGCAGCTGCCCGAGGACCCGACGGTGCTGTCGCATCTGGTCGCGGCCACGGCGGCGCTGAGCCTGGAGGACCGGCAGCGGTTGCTGGCGACGCCCGACACGGCCGGGCGGCTGCGGGCCGAGCTGCGGATGCTGACCCGGGAGGCGGCGCTGCTGCGGCAGGTGCGGGCGGTGCCGGTGCCGCTGCGGGAGCTGGCGGTCCCGGCCTCGCCTAACTGA
- a CDS encoding aminoglycoside phosphotransferase family protein, with protein sequence MPPTTADLEPRTQAWVDDALPPGHAVTRVSTLRGGWTSRICRLDVEGPDGPYALVLRSFQTPFFVRHAPNLLAREADILRLLADTDVPAARLVAVDPAGDHCDHPSLLMTLLKGRVDLTEDHSPELARRLVRIHAITPTTRPRTYQPWTDPDRVRPPGGDDALWRRAISEIRRDPPPYEGAFLHRDFHPGNVLFTGGTITGVVDWVETSWGPTDLDVAHCATATALLHGAEAGMRFADHYRDTGGTLDADPAAHRYWRLLDALAFAPAAEKVVGPWRELGRTDIDAAARLTSYVEALLS encoded by the coding sequence ATGCCGCCGACCACCGCCGACCTGGAGCCCCGTACCCAGGCCTGGGTCGACGACGCCCTGCCGCCCGGCCATGCCGTCACACGAGTGAGCACCCTGCGCGGCGGCTGGACCTCGCGGATCTGCCGGCTCGACGTCGAGGGCCCCGACGGCCCGTACGCCCTCGTCCTGCGTTCCTTCCAGACCCCCTTCTTCGTCCGCCACGCACCCAACCTGCTGGCCCGCGAAGCCGACATCCTGAGACTGCTCGCCGACACCGACGTCCCAGCCGCCCGACTCGTCGCGGTCGACCCGGCCGGCGACCACTGCGACCACCCGTCCCTGCTGATGACCCTGCTTAAGGGCCGCGTCGACCTGACCGAGGACCACTCCCCGGAACTGGCCCGCCGGCTGGTGCGGATCCACGCGATCACGCCGACGACCCGGCCGCGCACCTACCAGCCCTGGACCGACCCGGACCGGGTCCGGCCACCCGGCGGTGACGACGCCCTCTGGCGCAGGGCGATCAGCGAGATCCGGCGCGACCCGCCGCCGTACGAAGGCGCCTTCCTGCACCGCGACTTCCACCCCGGCAACGTCCTCTTCACCGGCGGCACGATCACCGGCGTCGTGGACTGGGTGGAGACCTCGTGGGGCCCGACCGACCTCGACGTCGCCCACTGCGCCACCGCCACCGCCCTCCTGCACGGCGCGGAGGCGGGGATGCGGTTCGCCGACCACTACCGCGACACCGGCGGCACGCTCGACGCGGACCCGGCCGCCCACCGCTACTGGCGATTGCTCGACGCCCTCGCCTTCGCCCCCGCCGCCGAGAAGGTGGTCGGGCCCTGGCGTGAACTCGGCCGCACCGACATCGACGCCGCGGCGCGACTCACCAGCTACGTCGAGGCCCTGCTCAGTTAG
- a CDS encoding DUF2567 domain-containing protein, which produces MTAASPEPTDGSWAAPAGSGAAPASGDGTWSSADAPPPPPAPTGGSAASRPGPWATPPSGWQPPDARPRPGVPTADSGLDAGSGDTGNAGARGAQPVGPIGAPDLGVDAGSGDTGNAGSRGAEAAPPAGGDPSASGGWAAPTEHDGGVVVGPQDGWVGPRAPEPPALPLRQRLGAAGLTAVVVAVVGAPLGLLWALLAPGVPIIKTDDGAVFATPSPEEFIASDGWFTILLFVLGVLAALVTWIGFRRHRGPWTLAGLVVGTIGASILAWQVGRRIGIGDYHDRILAAKPGELITRPPDLRAGGFTKLWDVVPFVHGDLLIATFGAVIIYTLLAGWSRTPSLQREPQLPQPTPNNPFYVLGVPGSADTGLPAAPGVPGDDPGSGFPTAPNPPHHGPGDPGAPDGQQPRPTP; this is translated from the coding sequence GTGACCGCCGCCAGCCCCGAACCGACTGACGGTTCCTGGGCGGCGCCCGCCGGTTCCGGCGCCGCTCCCGCTTCGGGGGACGGCACCTGGTCGTCGGCGGACGCCCCGCCACCCCCGCCCGCGCCCACCGGCGGGTCCGCCGCGTCCCGTCCGGGACCGTGGGCCACGCCGCCGTCGGGCTGGCAGCCGCCGGATGCCCGGCCGCGGCCGGGGGTTCCGACCGCCGACTCAGGGCTCGACGCCGGGTCAGGCGACACGGGGAACGCCGGCGCGCGCGGTGCGCAGCCGGTGGGGCCGATCGGCGCCCCGGACTTGGGCGTCGACGCCGGGTCAGGCGACACGGGAAACGCCGGCTCGCGCGGTGCGGAGGCGGCGCCGCCGGCCGGCGGTGATCCCAGCGCGTCGGGCGGCTGGGCGGCGCCGACCGAGCATGACGGTGGCGTGGTGGTCGGGCCGCAGGACGGATGGGTGGGGCCGCGGGCGCCGGAGCCGCCGGCGTTGCCGTTGCGGCAGCGGCTCGGGGCGGCCGGGCTGACCGCGGTCGTGGTCGCCGTCGTGGGCGCCCCGCTCGGCCTGCTCTGGGCCCTGCTCGCGCCCGGGGTGCCGATCATCAAGACCGACGACGGCGCGGTCTTCGCGACGCCGAGCCCTGAGGAGTTCATCGCGTCGGACGGGTGGTTCACGATCCTGCTGTTCGTACTCGGCGTCCTGGCGGCGTTGGTGACGTGGATCGGGTTCCGGCGCCACCGCGGGCCGTGGACGCTCGCCGGGCTGGTCGTCGGCACGATCGGGGCCAGCATCCTGGCCTGGCAGGTCGGCCGGCGGATCGGGATCGGCGACTACCACGACAGGATCCTGGCGGCCAAGCCCGGCGAGCTGATCACCCGGCCGCCGGACCTGCGGGCCGGTGGGTTCACCAAGCTCTGGGACGTCGTCCCGTTCGTTCACGGCGACCTGCTCATCGCGACCTTCGGCGCCGTGATCATCTACACGCTGCTCGCCGGCTGGTCCCGCACGCCGTCGCTGCAACGCGAGCCTCAGCTCCCACAGCCGACGCCGAACAACCCGTTCTACGTCCTCGGCGTGCCCGGATCGGCCGACACCGGCCTCCCGGCCGCGCCCGGCGTCCCCGGCGACGACCCGGGCAGCGGCTTCCCGACCGCGCCGAACCCGCCCCACCATGGCCCGGGCGATCCCGGCGCTCCGGACGGGCAACAGCCTCGGCCGACGCCGTGA